Proteins encoded together in one Nostoc sp. PCC 7524 window:
- a CDS encoding DUF4278 domain-containing protein — protein MQLTYRAASYEVNSIDVKVTNSDRTGMYRGAEIKFPSPVLTRQSHLSSQLKYRGINYSIWH, from the coding sequence ATGCAACTAACTTATCGGGCTGCTAGCTATGAAGTTAACTCTATAGATGTGAAAGTTACTAATAGCGATCGCACAGGTATGTATCGCGGTGCCGAAATTAAATTCCCCAGTCCTGTGCTTACACGCCAGTCACATCTCTCCAGTCAACTAAAGTATCGCGGTATCAATTACAGTATCTGGCATTGA
- a CDS encoding NB-ARC domain-containing protein — protein sequence MATLKASPEGLVSIKQARVSKGWSVDDFRWLESASEVLGVCWQKNGVLAAGISEGTWKRFLAGKNAINAQSFQAYCQVLGINWQTVVEKPENPQSPIPNPQSPIPQDWSAAPDVSIFYGRETELNTVKSWVVQEKCRLVTLLGMGGIGKTTLALKLAKEIIPSFNYVIWRSLRNTPPVEDILAELIQFLSGQQETNLPTDLDGRMARLLKCVRTSRCLLILDNVESILQAGDRTGRYRTGYEGYGQLFQCLADTSHQSCLILTSREKPQGLAKLEGELLPVRYLQLTGLLDTPGRELFQLKGKFTATDTEWQTLISRYGGNPLALKIVASSIREMFDGNISQFLQISQPGTFIFDDIRDLLDQQFHRLTQLEQEIMYWLAINREPVALSQLQADFVAHIPPREIIESLSSLQRRSFIEKGNTGFTQQPVVMEYVTLQLINCVCQEIVNQQIVLFNSHALMKAQAKDYVRETQISLIVQPIIDELTIQLGSWENISIYLNQILSQLRDQPSQETGYAGGNILNLLHHAQVDITGYDFSGLSVWQAYLQGVNLHSVNFAGADLSSCVFTETLGNILSAAFSPDGQMLATCDTDCHVRLWEVNTGKLLLICQGHTNWVRCVVFSPDGQILASCGADKTVKLWSVRDGVCIKTLTGHEHETFAVAFSPDSQTLASASGDRTIKLWDIPDGQCWQTLTGHQDWVRCVAFSPDGQTLASGSADHTIKLWKIPDGQCWHTLDTHQGGVRSVAFSPHEGILASGSSDRTIKFWDYSTGKCLKTYTGHTNGVYSVAFSPQDKTLISGSGDHTVKLWDTQTHTCIKTLHGHTNEVCSVAFSPDGKTLVCVSLDQTVRLWDAHTGQCWKTWYGNTDWALPVAFSSDGQLLASGSNDKTLKLWDWQTGECIKTLSGHTDFIYGIAFSPDSQTLATGSTDSSVRLWQVSTGQCCQILQGHKDWIDAVAYHPQGKIIASGSADCTVKLWDESTGQCLHTLTGHTEKILGIAFSPNGEMLASASADETVKLWDCHTNNCIQTIHAHNARIYAVVFEPTGKTCATASTDQTIKLWDIFTCKCLKTLTGHSNWVFAIAFSPDGNTLASAAHDQTVRIWDIKTGKCLHICDGHTHLVSGIAFSPDGQYIASGSQDQTVRIWNANTGECVRLLRAKRLYEGMNIAGVRGLTAATVLTLQALGAVIAG from the coding sequence GTGGCCACTCTCAAAGCCTCGCCAGAAGGATTAGTAAGTATAAAACAAGCCAGAGTATCTAAGGGATGGTCTGTTGATGACTTTAGATGGTTAGAGTCAGCTAGTGAAGTATTAGGAGTTTGTTGGCAAAAAAACGGAGTTCTGGCCGCAGGGATATCTGAAGGCACTTGGAAGCGTTTCCTGGCAGGGAAAAATGCTATTAATGCTCAATCTTTTCAAGCCTACTGCCAAGTATTAGGAATCAATTGGCAAACTGTAGTTGAGAAACCAGAAAATCCCCAGTCCCCAATCCCCAATCCCCAATCCCCAATCCCCCAAGACTGGAGTGCAGCACCAGATGTCTCAATTTTTTATGGTCGTGAGACAGAATTAAATACCGTGAAATCCTGGGTGGTGCAGGAAAAATGCCGATTAGTGACACTGCTGGGCATGGGGGGAATTGGTAAAACGACTTTAGCACTCAAGTTGGCAAAGGAGATCATTCCTAGCTTTAACTATGTGATTTGGCGCAGTCTTCGCAACACTCCACCTGTAGAAGATATTTTGGCGGAACTGATTCAATTTTTATCTGGACAACAAGAAACTAATTTACCTACTGATTTAGATGGCAGAATGGCGCGGTTGCTCAAATGTGTACGCACCTCACGCTGTTTGCTGATTTTAGATAACGTCGAGTCTATTTTGCAAGCAGGCGATCGCACTGGTCGTTATCGCACAGGTTATGAAGGTTACGGTCAATTATTCCAATGTCTTGCGGATACTTCGCACCAAAGTTGTCTGATATTAACTTCGCGGGAGAAACCCCAAGGTCTTGCTAAGTTGGAAGGGGAACTTTTACCTGTACGTTATCTGCAACTGACGGGTTTACTGGATACCCCAGGACGGGAATTATTTCAACTCAAAGGCAAATTTACCGCCACAGACACCGAATGGCAAACCCTCATTAGTCGTTACGGTGGTAATCCTTTGGCTTTAAAAATAGTCGCATCTTCCATCCGGGAGATGTTTGACGGCAATATTTCCCAATTTCTCCAAATTTCTCAGCCAGGGACGTTTATTTTTGATGATATCCGCGACTTGCTAGACCAACAGTTCCATCGCTTAACCCAATTGGAACAAGAAATCATGTATTGGTTAGCAATTAATCGGGAACCAGTGGCATTGTCACAGTTACAAGCTGATTTTGTTGCCCACATCCCCCCGCGAGAAATCATAGAATCACTCAGTTCTTTGCAAAGGCGTTCTTTTATCGAAAAAGGTAACACGGGCTTTACTCAACAACCTGTAGTGATGGAGTATGTCACACTTCAATTAATTAATTGTGTTTGTCAGGAGATAGTTAATCAGCAAATTGTTCTATTTAACAGTCATGCCTTAATGAAAGCGCAAGCTAAAGATTATGTGCGGGAAACTCAAATTAGTTTAATTGTCCAACCCATCATTGATGAATTGACGATACAGTTAGGTAGTTGGGAAAACATATCTATTTATCTCAATCAAATCCTCTCTCAACTGCGAGATCAACCATCCCAAGAAACAGGTTATGCCGGGGGAAATATTCTCAATCTGCTGCATCATGCACAGGTTGACATAACTGGTTATGACTTCTCTGGTTTAAGTGTTTGGCAAGCTTATCTTCAAGGGGTGAATCTGCATAGTGTGAATTTTGCAGGGGCGGATTTATCTAGTTGTGTATTTACTGAAACTCTAGGTAATATTTTATCTGCTGCTTTTAGCCCGGATGGTCAAATGTTGGCAACCTGTGACACTGATTGTCATGTGCGGCTGTGGGAAGTGAACACAGGGAAATTACTCTTGATTTGTCAGGGACATACTAATTGGGTGCGCTGTGTGGTGTTTAGTCCCGATGGGCAAATTTTAGCCAGTTGTGGTGCTGATAAGACGGTGAAATTGTGGAGTGTGCGGGATGGAGTGTGTATTAAAACTCTGACTGGACATGAACATGAAACCTTCGCCGTTGCTTTTAGTCCCGATAGTCAAACTTTAGCTAGTGCCAGTGGCGATCGCACCATTAAATTATGGGATATTCCAGATGGTCAATGCTGGCAAACCCTCACCGGACACCAAGATTGGGTGCGTTGTGTAGCTTTTAGTCCCGACGGACAAACCCTAGCTAGTGGTAGTGCTGACCACACCATTAAATTATGGAAGATTCCAGATGGTCAATGCTGGCATACCTTAGACACACATCAAGGTGGGGTGCGTTCAGTAGCGTTTAGTCCCCATGAAGGAATCTTAGCAAGTGGTAGTAGCGATCGCACCATTAAATTCTGGGATTATTCCACAGGCAAATGTCTAAAAACTTACACCGGACACACTAACGGAGTCTATTCAGTCGCCTTTTCTCCCCAAGATAAAACCCTAATTAGTGGTAGCGGCGACCACACCGTAAAACTGTGGGATACCCAAACCCATACCTGCATCAAAACCTTACATGGTCATACTAATGAAGTCTGTTCTGTCGCCTTTAGTCCCGATGGGAAAACTCTAGTTTGTGTCAGTTTAGACCAAACCGTGAGGTTATGGGATGCCCACACAGGACAGTGTTGGAAAACATGGTATGGAAATACAGATTGGGCGTTACCAGTTGCCTTCAGTTCAGATGGGCAATTGTTAGCCAGTGGTAGTAACGACAAAACCCTAAAGTTGTGGGATTGGCAAACCGGCGAGTGCATCAAAACTTTATCAGGACACACAGACTTTATTTATGGTATCGCCTTTAGTCCCGATAGTCAGACCTTAGCCACTGGCAGTACAGATTCCTCAGTGCGATTATGGCAAGTTAGCACAGGTCAATGTTGCCAAATCCTCCAAGGACACAAAGATTGGATAGATGCCGTAGCCTATCATCCCCAAGGTAAAATCATCGCCAGTGGTAGTGCAGATTGTACCGTCAAACTCTGGGATGAAAGTACAGGTCAATGTCTGCATACTCTCACCGGACACACAGAAAAAATCCTGGGAATTGCCTTTAGTCCGAACGGAGAGATGCTAGCAAGTGCCAGTGCTGACGAAACTGTAAAATTGTGGGATTGCCACACAAATAACTGCATTCAAACAATACACGCCCATAACGCCCGAATTTATGCTGTTGTCTTTGAACCCACAGGAAAAACCTGCGCCACTGCTAGCACCGACCAAACCATCAAACTGTGGGATATTTTTACTTGCAAATGTCTCAAAACCTTAACAGGACATAGCAATTGGGTATTTGCGATTGCCTTTAGTCCCGACGGTAATACCCTTGCTAGTGCTGCCCACGACCAAACAGTGCGGATTTGGGATATCAAGACAGGTAAATGCCTTCATATCTGCGATGGACATACACATTTAGTATCTGGTATTGCCTTTAGTCCAGATGGACAATATATTGCTAGTGGTTCTCAAGACCAAACAGTAAGAATTTGGAACGCCAACACAGGCGAGTGTGTGAGATTATTGAGGGCAAAAAGGCTGTATGAGGGGATGAATATTGCTGGTGTTAGAGGATTAACAGCAGCTACAGTTTTAACATTACAAGCTTTGGGTGCAGTGATAGCTGGATAG
- a CDS encoding universal stress protein translates to MYDKILVAIDPSEMGQQIFEQGVFLATANNAEMMLLHVLSPLEDPYISPIFIQPDAIYPTVRSEPMDTYMQQWEKLKQERLDWLRSLTNTAINAGVKTGFTQNMGDAGRIICEVARSWPADLIILGRRGRAGLSEFFLGSVSNYVLHHAPCSVMVIQGKMPSTPVLFR, encoded by the coding sequence ATGTATGACAAAATTTTGGTCGCTATAGACCCATCGGAAATGGGTCAACAGATTTTTGAGCAAGGTGTATTTTTAGCCACAGCAAATAATGCTGAAATGATGTTGCTGCACGTTCTATCACCATTGGAAGATCCTTATATTAGCCCTATATTTATACAGCCAGATGCTATCTATCCCACCGTCAGGTCTGAACCGATGGATACCTATATGCAACAATGGGAAAAATTAAAACAAGAAAGACTAGATTGGTTGCGATCGCTCACTAATACAGCCATCAATGCAGGTGTCAAAACAGGCTTTACCCAAAACATGGGTGATGCTGGTCGAATTATTTGTGAAGTAGCCCGCAGTTGGCCAGCCGACTTAATTATCCTTGGTCGTCGTGGTCGGGCTGGACTGAGTGAATTTTTCTTAGGTAGTGTGAGTAATTACGTACTGCATCATGCCCCTTGCTCAGTGATGGTTATCCAAGGAAAAATGCCTAGCACTCCCGTGTTATTTAGGTGA
- the ftsH gene encoding ATP-dependent zinc metalloprotease FtsH, protein MPMKTDGDRNTKSPEPRQFGGSFILWVAFLIFLNVILFSSPRYPQVPYSDFVSQVEAGKVGRVVIGSDRIEYELKAPSNAATSDDKTNRVFTTIPLPTDPELPQILRQHDVEYSAQSPSRMGWISTLFAWILPPLIFLGIWGFLLSRSQMGGPAALNLGKSNARIYSEGTTGVTFNDVAGVDEAKVELQEIVDFLQNAAKYRRLGAKIPKGVLLIGPPGTGKTLLAKAIAGEAGVPFFSISGSEFIELFVGIGAARVRSLFEQAKQQAPCIVFIDELDALGKSRAGSGPMIGSNDEREQTLNQLLSEMDGFNPNTGVILLAATNRPEVLDPALRRPGRFDRQIMVDRPDKSGREAILKIHAQQVKLGDNVDLSKLAARTPGFAGADLANLVNEAALLAARRNHETVVMADFHEAIERVLTGLEKKSRVLNDTEKKTVAYHEVGHALIGALLPGAGIVEKISVVPRGVGALGYTLQLPEEDRFLMTEDEIRGRIVALLGGRAAEELTFARASTGASDDIQKATDLAERFVTLYGMSDKLGPVAFEKIQQEFLESFTNPRRAVSQKIAEAIDIEVKEIVDGAHQIALRILEMNQALLGETAEILLEKEVLEGEELRSRLYRVQRPPEMDEWLQTGLM, encoded by the coding sequence ATGCCTATGAAAACTGATGGCGATCGCAACACTAAATCACCAGAGCCTAGACAGTTTGGGGGTAGTTTTATACTCTGGGTAGCATTTTTGATATTTTTAAATGTGATTCTCTTTAGCTCACCGCGCTATCCCCAAGTACCCTACAGTGATTTTGTGTCTCAGGTGGAAGCTGGTAAGGTGGGGCGTGTAGTCATTGGTTCGGATCGCATTGAATATGAATTGAAAGCACCGTCCAATGCTGCAACATCTGACGACAAAACTAATCGGGTGTTTACGACAATCCCACTGCCAACAGATCCAGAATTACCCCAAATTCTCCGGCAGCATGATGTTGAGTATTCTGCTCAATCCCCTAGTCGTATGGGTTGGATTTCTACCTTATTCGCCTGGATTTTACCACCATTGATTTTTCTGGGCATCTGGGGCTTTTTGCTCAGTCGGAGTCAGATGGGTGGCCCGGCAGCTTTAAACCTTGGTAAAAGCAATGCCCGCATTTATTCAGAAGGCACTACAGGGGTAACTTTCAATGATGTTGCTGGTGTTGATGAGGCGAAGGTAGAACTGCAAGAGATTGTAGATTTCTTGCAAAATGCTGCCAAATATCGGCGATTAGGGGCGAAAATCCCTAAAGGTGTCTTGTTAATCGGACCTCCAGGTACGGGCAAGACATTATTAGCAAAAGCGATCGCGGGTGAAGCGGGAGTTCCGTTTTTTAGTATCTCTGGCTCAGAATTTATTGAACTATTCGTAGGGATTGGTGCTGCACGGGTAAGAAGTTTATTTGAGCAAGCCAAGCAGCAAGCACCTTGCATCGTCTTTATTGATGAGTTGGATGCCTTGGGAAAATCTCGTGCTGGTAGTGGCCCCATGATTGGTAGTAATGATGAGCGAGAACAAACCTTAAATCAATTACTATCCGAGATGGATGGATTTAATCCTAATACTGGGGTAATTCTCCTAGCTGCAACCAACCGTCCAGAGGTTCTAGACCCAGCTTTGCGTCGTCCTGGTCGATTTGACCGGCAAATTATGGTAGATCGTCCCGATAAAAGTGGTCGAGAAGCGATTCTAAAAATTCACGCCCAACAAGTGAAACTAGGGGATAATGTCGATTTATCTAAGTTAGCTGCCAGAACTCCGGGGTTTGCAGGGGCAGATTTAGCTAACTTGGTGAATGAAGCGGCATTATTAGCAGCCCGACGCAATCATGAAACCGTAGTCATGGCTGATTTTCATGAGGCGATTGAGCGCGTGTTAACAGGGTTAGAGAAAAAATCACGGGTTTTGAATGACACCGAGAAAAAAACCGTTGCTTATCACGAAGTTGGTCATGCCTTGATTGGGGCTTTACTCCCTGGGGCTGGGATTGTCGAAAAAATTTCGGTTGTGCCTCGTGGTGTAGGTGCATTGGGCTACACACTACAGTTACCAGAAGAAGACCGCTTTTTGATGACAGAAGATGAAATTCGCGGCAGAATTGTGGCACTTTTGGGTGGACGTGCCGCAGAGGAGTTAACTTTTGCTAGGGCTTCCACTGGAGCGAGTGATGATATCCAAAAAGCCACTGACTTAGCCGAAAGGTTTGTCACCCTTTACGGGATGAGTGATAAATTAGGACCGGTAGCCTTTGAGAAAATACAACAAGAATTTTTGGAAAGTTTCACCAATCCTCGCCGGGCTGTGAGTCAGAAAATTGCTGAAGCCATTGATATAGAAGTGAAAGAAATAGTCGATGGGGCGCACCAGATAGCGTTGAGGATTCTGGAGATGAATCAAGCACTGCTGGGAGAAACAGCCGAAATTTTGTTAGAGAAAGAGGTTTTAGAAGGGGAAGAACTGCGATCGCGCCTCTACCGCGTCCAACGTCCACCAGAAATGGATGAATGGTTGCAAACAGGGCTAATGTAA
- a CDS encoding dienelactone hydrolase family protein has protein sequence MNKTPLSNVEEQIVILELGPIHLKGELVIPTDAEGIVLFTHSGSSSRYSTCNHYLAHMLRQEGGLATLLIDLLTKEEEAIDQRTKHFGCDVDFLASRIVAITDWLLENPVTNNLNVGYFGADTGSGAALLAATTRPMAVKAIVSRSGQTDLVNTALACVQTPTLLVVGENDLPIIAMNEDAIAQISTQHKQLETISGATHQFGESGAIEEVGRLASQWFKHYLTSFEPRDLHLHTMSLN, from the coding sequence ATGAATAAAACACCATTATCCAACGTTGAAGAGCAAATAGTTATTTTGGAATTAGGCCCCATTCATCTGAAAGGAGAGCTGGTTATACCTACGGATGCAGAGGGAATTGTGCTGTTTACCCATAGCGGTAGCAGCAGTCGATATAGTACGTGCAATCACTATCTTGCTCATATGTTGCGTCAAGAAGGGGGACTGGCGACTTTACTAATAGACTTACTGACAAAAGAAGAAGAAGCAATAGACCAGCGTACTAAACATTTTGGCTGTGATGTTGATTTTCTGGCATCTCGCATAGTAGCCATAACCGACTGGTTATTAGAAAATCCAGTCACCAATAATCTAAATGTCGGTTACTTTGGAGCAGATACAGGTAGTGGTGCAGCATTATTGGCAGCTACAACACGCCCGATGGCGGTGAAGGCGATTGTTTCCCGCAGTGGACAAACTGACTTGGTAAATACAGCACTTGCTTGTGTACAAACTCCCACTTTGTTAGTTGTGGGAGAGAACGACTTGCCTATCATCGCCATGAATGAAGATGCGATCGCACAAATTTCTACACAACACAAACAATTAGAAACTATTTCTGGTGCAACTCACCAGTTTGGAGAATCGGGAGCAATAGAAGAAGTCGGGCGATTAGCCAGTCAATGGTTTAAACATTACCTCACTTCATTTGAACCACGAGATTTACATTTACATACGATGTCTTTGAATTGA
- a CDS encoding AAA-like domain-containing protein, with translation MHELLSPYEYQVGGRLPVDAPSYVVRQADKELYKALQAGQFCYVLNCRQMGKSSLRVQVAKQLQADGVACATVDLSGIGNRNITADQWYADIIMRLVRSFQLARQINVRSWLQERQDLSPVGRLGELLQTVLPELILQPMVIFFDEIDSTLSLPFNTDDFFALIRACHEHKRLCFALLGVATPSDLITDKTRTPFNIGRAIQLDGFQLHEVQALARGLASKVKNPQVALQEILMWTGGQPFLTQKLCQLVAANETSGHEGQETGIESPSPYLQKLMQQILTPHEEVADQVTAIVRSHIIDNWAAQDEPPHLRTIRDRLLSSEQRASRLLGLYQQILQHGTVPADDSPETIELLLSGLVVKQKGSLQVYNRIYQEVFNQEWVEKQLKKLRPYADCLNAWVASDYQNEAYLLRGQVLKDAQAWAEGKSLSNQDYRFLAASEALEKQTVQTALIASEQANEILLDAQTQAKQTIRRGLVSLSILGVVAISLLGLSGLLTWQTKAQKRQVALGEIKALTLSSEAAFESDQRLDALLTSLQAGRKLHQIGWHHADIDLKVRVDKTLRQSLYWVKERNRLSGHSDVVTRVKFSPDGQKIASASWDKTVRIWQRDGKLLQTLRGHDDAVWSINFSSDGKLLVSASRDKTVKVWRVADGKELLTLPHQDWVSCVGFSDDSQTITSMEWHGTMRLWNLQGQELRSFPTHKEPVVAISVNNKSGMIATASRDGTAKIWSQDGREIQTLRGHRDWVMYVNFSQDGESLVTASRDNNAKIWNLQGQELVTLSGHTDSVSSVVFNYDGNTIATTGWDKTVRLWNRQGEQLQVFRGHTDAIWGISLSSDGQTLASSGEDGTIRLWSVRHNSPLPKAMTWSVNLGEAASGNVVFSPDAQTFGTTGRYTKAKLWSRQGQLKLALKGHQDLVRSLEFSPDEQYLVTASRDKTVKLWNLAGKELATLQGHQADVRSVSFSPDSQIIASASWDTTAKLWDLQGKEIVTLQGHQAGVRSVSFSPDSQTIATASEDGTAKLWNRQGEELATLPGHQAGVQAVGFSPDNQIIATASKDKTVKLWNRQGQEILTLLGHEGEVNAVMFNRDGKIIATASEDMTIKLWNTQGEILQTLGGHAAGVKSLSFNSDSRELISSDSLGKVIIWQLDLNSSFEQLLVNGCNWARDFLQNDSHAQTENQHLCNYSK, from the coding sequence ATGCACGAACTGTTATCACCCTACGAATATCAAGTTGGTGGTCGCCTTCCCGTTGATGCACCCAGTTACGTTGTCCGCCAAGCTGATAAAGAACTCTATAAAGCTTTACAGGCGGGTCAATTCTGTTATGTTCTCAACTGTCGCCAAATGGGCAAGTCGAGTTTGCGAGTCCAAGTTGCCAAGCAACTGCAAGCGGATGGTGTCGCCTGTGCCACAGTTGATTTATCTGGAATTGGCAACCGCAACATCACAGCAGATCAATGGTATGCAGATATTATTATGCGTTTGGTGCGGAGTTTTCAACTAGCGCGTCAAATTAACGTCCGCAGTTGGTTGCAAGAAAGACAAGACTTATCTCCTGTGGGTCGTTTGGGGGAGTTGCTGCAAACTGTCTTACCAGAGTTGATTCTCCAACCAATGGTAATTTTTTTCGATGAAATTGACAGTACCCTCAGCTTACCATTTAATACCGATGATTTCTTTGCTTTAATCCGGGCTTGTCATGAACACAAACGTCTGTGTTTTGCCCTCTTGGGAGTAGCAACACCCTCTGATTTGATTACTGATAAAACTCGTACACCTTTTAATATTGGTCGGGCAATTCAATTAGATGGGTTTCAACTGCATGAAGTGCAAGCATTAGCCAGAGGATTGGCTAGTAAAGTTAAAAATCCCCAAGTGGCACTTCAGGAAATCTTGATGTGGACGGGGGGACAACCTTTCTTAACTCAAAAACTATGTCAATTAGTAGCGGCTAATGAAACATCGGGGCATGAAGGTCAAGAAACGGGTATAGAATCACCATCTCCATATCTCCAAAAGTTAATGCAGCAGATTTTGACTCCCCATGAAGAAGTTGCAGACCAAGTAACAGCTATAGTGCGATCGCATATTATAGATAATTGGGCAGCCCAAGATGAACCGCCCCATTTAAGAACAATCCGCGATCGCTTGCTCAGTAGTGAACAACGTGCTAGTAGATTACTAGGGCTATACCAACAAATCCTCCAGCATGGCACAGTGCCGGCTGATGATTCTCCGGAAACCATCGAGTTACTTTTGTCTGGTTTGGTTGTCAAACAAAAAGGTTCATTGCAAGTTTACAACCGCATCTATCAAGAAGTATTTAATCAAGAGTGGGTAGAAAAACAATTAAAAAAGTTACGCCCCTACGCTGACTGTCTCAATGCTTGGGTGGCTTCTGATTATCAGAATGAAGCATATCTCCTGCGTGGTCAAGTCCTCAAAGATGCTCAAGCCTGGGCGGAAGGTAAGAGTCTCAGCAATCAAGATTACCGTTTTTTAGCTGCTAGCGAAGCCCTAGAAAAACAAACCGTACAAACTGCCCTCATCGCTTCTGAACAAGCCAATGAAATTTTACTCGATGCCCAAACCCAAGCTAAACAAACCATTCGGCGGGGACTGGTGAGTTTATCCATTCTGGGTGTCGTGGCTATTAGCTTGTTGGGATTATCAGGTTTACTCACATGGCAAACTAAAGCACAAAAACGCCAAGTAGCCCTGGGTGAAATTAAAGCCCTAACCCTCTCCTCGGAAGCTGCTTTTGAATCGGATCAACGTTTAGATGCCTTATTAACAAGTTTACAAGCAGGTAGGAAATTACATCAAATTGGCTGGCATCATGCAGATATAGACCTGAAGGTGCGAGTAGATAAAACACTGCGCCAGTCTCTCTATTGGGTCAAAGAACGCAACCGCCTATCAGGGCATAGCGATGTAGTAACGCGGGTGAAATTTAGCCCTGATGGACAAAAGATAGCCTCCGCCAGTTGGGATAAAACTGTGAGAATATGGCAGCGTGACGGCAAACTCCTGCAAACCCTGCGCGGACATGATGATGCTGTCTGGAGTATCAATTTTAGTTCAGATGGCAAATTGTTAGTTAGTGCCAGCCGGGATAAAACCGTCAAAGTATGGCGTGTAGCAGATGGCAAAGAACTGCTTACTTTACCTCATCAAGATTGGGTGTCATGCGTAGGCTTTAGTGACGATAGTCAAACAATCACATCAATGGAATGGCATGGTACGATGCGACTGTGGAACTTGCAAGGCCAAGAATTGCGATCGTTCCCCACCCATAAAGAACCAGTAGTAGCTATTAGTGTTAATAACAAAAGCGGGATGATTGCTACCGCTAGCCGGGACGGTACAGCTAAAATTTGGAGTCAAGACGGTCGGGAAATCCAGACACTCAGGGGACACCGTGATTGGGTAATGTATGTTAACTTCAGTCAGGACGGTGAATCACTGGTTACAGCTAGTCGAGACAATAACGCCAAGATTTGGAATTTACAAGGTCAAGAACTGGTAACTTTGTCAGGACACACCGATAGTGTCAGCAGTGTAGTATTTAACTACGATGGCAACACCATTGCTACTACCGGTTGGGACAAAACTGTAAGACTTTGGAATCGTCAAGGAGAACAACTGCAAGTTTTCCGAGGTCATACTGATGCTATCTGGGGTATAAGTCTTAGCTCTGATGGTCAAACTCTTGCCAGCAGTGGTGAGGATGGAACCATCAGACTTTGGAGTGTGCGGCATAATTCCCCATTACCAAAAGCCATGACCTGGAGTGTTAATCTGGGAGAAGCCGCCAGTGGCAATGTTGTTTTCAGTCCTGATGCCCAGACTTTCGGTACTACTGGGCGATATACAAAGGCCAAACTCTGGAGTCGTCAAGGACAGCTGAAGTTAGCCCTCAAAGGACACCAAGATTTAGTCAGGAGTCTTGAGTTTAGCCCTGACGAACAATATTTAGTGACGGCTAGTCGAGACAAAACCGTTAAACTCTGGAATTTAGCAGGCAAAGAATTAGCCACTTTACAAGGACACCAAGCAGATGTTAGGAGTGTCAGTTTTAGCCCTGATAGTCAAATAATTGCCAGTGCTAGTTGGGATACCACAGCCAAACTCTGGGATTTGCAGGGCAAAGAAATAGTCACCTTGCAGGGACATCAAGCTGGGGTGAGGAGTGTGAGTTTTAGCCCTGATAGTCAAACGATTGCCACAGCCAGTGAAGACGGTACTGCTAAATTATGGAATCGTCAAGGTGAAGAACTAGCCACCCTCCCAGGGCATCAGGCAGGAGTACAAGCTGTGGGTTTCAGTCCGGATAATCAAATTATTGCCACTGCCAGTAAAGATAAAACTGTCAAACTCTGGAACCGACAAGGACAAGAAATTTTGACTCTTCTGGGACATGAGGGTGAGGTGAACGCGGTCATGTTTAATAGAGATGGCAAAATAATTGCCACGGCCAGCGAAGATATGACCATTAAGCTTTGGAATACTCAAGGGGAGATTTTACAAACCCTAGGAGGTCACGCTGCTGGAGTTAAAAGTTTAAGTTTTAATTCCGATAGCCGAGAACTAATTTCTTCTGATTCATTAGGTAAAGTCATTATTTGGCAGTTAGATTTAAATTCTAGTTTTGAACAATTATTAGTAAATGGCTGCAATTGGGCCAGGGATTTTTTACAAAATGATAGTCATGCTCAAACAGAAAATCAGCATTTATGCAATTATAGCAAGTGA